Proteins found in one Candidatus Zixiibacteriota bacterium genomic segment:
- a CDS encoding UvrB/UvrC motif-containing protein yields the protein MLCQDCKKREAQVHLTQIINNEKLSLSLCKECAAARGFHSPLDNVPFPLAEILSGLGYAAPDVDKLDPKDDLTCQACGLKFSEFTRQGRFGCGECYSAFRGRLEPIMRKIHGASLHRGRNPEYVRLEDKAALPIKEEERLEVELSKAIAAEDFERAAELRDKLKTVREKIGVQEASKG from the coding sequence ATGTTGTGTCAGGACTGCAAGAAACGCGAGGCGCAGGTTCATCTGACTCAGATCATCAACAACGAGAAGCTCTCGCTCTCGCTGTGCAAGGAGTGCGCCGCCGCACGGGGGTTCCATTCTCCGCTCGACAACGTGCCCTTTCCGCTGGCGGAAATCCTGTCGGGCCTGGGGTATGCAGCTCCGGATGTTGACAAGCTCGACCCCAAGGACGATCTCACCTGCCAGGCGTGCGGATTGAAATTCAGCGAGTTCACGCGGCAGGGCCGGTTCGGCTGCGGCGAGTGTTACTCCGCGTTCCGGGGACGGCTCGAGCCGATCATGCGGAAGATACACGGGGCGTCGCTGCATCGCGGTCGCAACCCGGAGTATGTTCGTCTGGAAGATAAAGCCGCCCTGCCGATAAAAGAGGAAGAACGGCTCGAAGTGGAACTGAGCAAGGCGATTGCAGCCGAGGATTTCGAGCGCGCCGCTGAACTTCGCGACAAACTCAAGACCGTGCGCGAGAAAATCGGCGTGCAGGAAGCATCGAAGGGCTGA
- a CDS encoding ABC transporter permease, giving the protein MSFETFIARRYFGSGRFFVSVSTWITIVGVTLGVATVCFVTAMHNGFEAEIRSRLLGTSSHISVFPYQNEFIADYRQLVDDLQQIDHVTAASPFIFYKAAISSASAGDGIIVRGIDLERERLTANIEEDVKAGVYSFETTILGNDTLPGTIIGEGLADRLGVFLGDPVVLYSLRGEDLRKGMRPRVAKFLVTGIFETGLYEFDGSMAYISLSDAQDLFKTGDVVTAVHLKLDDIYLAETLAPRIDSVLGLRYDVVPWTVMHKNLFSWIAIEKLALSIGFSLIVLVAAFSIISTLVMLTMEKRAEIGILKTIGTVPASIRKIFVYKGLAIATIGVVAGWLISLAAGFAQNQWKIVSLPPDIYFITHVPIESHLLDYLVSGAVTYVICFLAALIPAQQAARLSVIEVLRR; this is encoded by the coding sequence GTGTCGTTTGAGACCTTCATAGCCCGTCGCTATTTCGGCTCCGGGCGGTTTTTTGTTTCCGTTTCCACCTGGATTACAATTGTCGGGGTGACCCTGGGTGTGGCGACAGTTTGTTTTGTAACCGCCATGCACAATGGGTTCGAGGCGGAAATCCGCTCCCGCTTGCTGGGGACATCGTCGCACATCTCCGTCTTCCCCTACCAGAACGAGTTTATTGCCGACTACCGACAGCTTGTCGACGATTTGCAGCAGATCGATCATGTCACCGCGGCATCACCGTTCATTTTCTACAAAGCAGCGATCTCGTCGGCGTCGGCCGGTGACGGCATAATCGTGCGCGGTATCGATCTCGAGAGGGAGCGCCTGACAGCCAATATCGAAGAAGACGTCAAGGCCGGCGTCTACAGTTTCGAGACCACCATACTCGGCAACGACACGCTGCCGGGGACTATTATCGGCGAGGGGCTTGCCGACCGACTCGGCGTCTTTCTCGGTGACCCCGTGGTGCTGTATTCGCTGCGTGGCGAAGACTTGCGCAAGGGGATGCGCCCCCGTGTGGCCAAGTTCCTGGTGACCGGTATTTTCGAGACTGGGCTGTATGAGTTCGACGGCTCCATGGCTTACATCTCCCTCAGCGATGCGCAAGATCTGTTCAAAACCGGCGATGTAGTCACAGCGGTGCACCTCAAGCTCGATGATATCTATCTCGCCGAAACTCTGGCGCCCAGGATCGATTCGGTACTTGGCCTTCGCTACGACGTTGTTCCCTGGACGGTGATGCACAAGAACTTGTTCTCGTGGATAGCGATTGAGAAACTCGCCTTGTCGATCGGGTTTTCCCTGATCGTACTGGTGGCGGCGTTTTCGATTATCTCCACTCTGGTCATGTTGACGATGGAGAAGCGGGCCGAGATAGGGATTCTCAAGACGATCGGGACCGTGCCGGCATCCATACGCAAGATCTTCGTTTACAAAGGGCTGGCGATTGCGACAATCGGCGTGGTGGCCGGGTGGCTGATTTCGCTCGCGGCGGGGTTCGCGCAGAACCAGTGGAAGATCGTCTCCCTGCCGCCGGACATCTATTTCATCACCCATGTGCCGATTGAATCGCACCTGCTGGATTACCTCGTTTCCGGAGCGGTGACCTACGTGATCTGTTTCCTGGCGGCGCTCATCCCGGCCCAGCAGGCGGCCCGGTTATCGGTGATAGAGGTCCTGCGTCGGTAG
- a CDS encoding ABC transporter ATP-binding protein, which produces MESDNTILAATDVSREFPTTEGNLRVLKGISLEVSRGQMVAVTGASGVGKSTLLHILGGLDRPSGGHVAVSGTSFDGLSETELARFRNRKVGFVFQFHYLLDDFSALENVMIPMILAGRSHVDSARRGELLLEQVGLTSRKTHRPKELSGGEQQRVAVARALANEPDIVLADEPSGNLDTATGRKLHELMFRLNDENATTFLVATHNRELADRCDVELQLVEGRLAQTISR; this is translated from the coding sequence ATGGAAAGTGACAACACGATACTCGCGGCGACCGATGTATCCAGAGAGTTTCCTACCACCGAAGGTAATCTCCGTGTGCTGAAGGGCATCTCATTGGAGGTCAGCCGGGGTCAGATGGTAGCGGTGACCGGCGCGTCGGGGGTTGGAAAGTCCACCCTGCTTCACATACTCGGCGGCCTGGACCGCCCCAGCGGCGGTCACGTTGCGGTGAGTGGGACATCGTTTGACGGTCTGTCGGAGACCGAACTGGCTCGCTTTCGCAACCGGAAAGTAGGGTTTGTGTTCCAATTTCATTACCTCCTTGATGATTTCAGCGCCCTCGAGAACGTGATGATTCCCATGATCTTAGCGGGACGGTCGCATGTCGACTCGGCCCGCCGGGGGGAACTGCTTCTGGAACAGGTTGGTTTAACCAGTAGGAAGACGCACCGACCGAAGGAACTGTCGGGCGGCGAACAGCAGCGTGTGGCGGTGGCTCGGGCGCTGGCCAATGAACCGGATATAGTTCTGGCCGACGAACCGTCGGGGAACCTCGACACGGCGACTGGACGCAAGCTGCACGAGCTCATGTTTCGATTGAACGATGAGAACGCCACCACGTTTCTGGTCGCGACGCACAACCGGGAGCTGGCGGACCGGTGTGATGTGGAACTGCAGTTGGTCGAAGGTCGACTGGCGCAAACGATAAGCAGGTGA